The following proteins are encoded in a genomic region of Nitratireductor sp. GISD-1A_MAKvit:
- the rseP gene encoding RIP metalloprotease RseP produces MTDFIVSLFSTDGLLIGTIVPFLFVLTVVVFVHEMGHYLVGRWCGIGVKAFSVGFGPELVGFNDRRGTRWKLCAIPLGGYVKFTGDMSVTSTPDPESGERLSPEELKVAFHTQPVWKRAATVFAGPLFNFILTIAVFAVMFAGFGRYVMEPMVADVRPDSPAAIAGFQPGDRFVSIDGTPVRTFGDVQRLVSGRAGDELSFVVRRGDEEVALAATPELLEQQDALGNTVRIGVIGVINDREMGKPRHIEFGPLEALTEATWETGHVIYRTGQFLKRFVAGREDRCQLGGPVKIADMAGKAAQLGFEWLVQLVALLSVGIGVLNLLPIPPLDGGHLVFYAIEAVMRRPVSERVMDAVYRVGLFAVLAFMGFVFWNDLFGC; encoded by the coding sequence GTGACCGATTTTATAGTTTCGTTGTTCAGTACCGATGGTTTGCTGATCGGAACGATTGTTCCTTTTCTGTTTGTTTTGACGGTGGTCGTGTTCGTGCACGAGATGGGACATTACCTTGTCGGACGCTGGTGTGGCATCGGCGTGAAGGCATTTTCGGTCGGGTTTGGCCCGGAACTCGTGGGGTTCAACGATCGCCGGGGGACGCGCTGGAAGCTCTGCGCGATACCCTTGGGAGGTTATGTGAAGTTCACGGGCGACATGTCGGTGACGAGTACGCCCGATCCCGAATCAGGGGAGCGTCTGTCGCCAGAGGAGTTGAAAGTCGCCTTTCATACCCAGCCGGTCTGGAAGCGTGCGGCAACCGTGTTCGCCGGCCCGCTTTTCAACTTCATTCTGACGATTGCCGTTTTCGCCGTCATGTTTGCTGGGTTCGGGCGCTACGTGATGGAGCCGATGGTCGCCGATGTCAGGCCGGACAGCCCCGCCGCCATTGCCGGGTTTCAGCCGGGGGACAGGTTTGTCTCGATCGACGGCACGCCGGTGCGCACATTCGGCGACGTGCAGCGCCTGGTGTCCGGCCGCGCCGGGGACGAGCTGTCCTTTGTGGTGCGGCGTGGTGATGAGGAAGTGGCGCTTGCTGCCACACCGGAGCTGCTCGAACAGCAGGATGCGCTCGGCAACACCGTAAGGATCGGTGTCATCGGGGTGATCAATGACCGGGAGATGGGGAAGCCGCGCCACATAGAGTTCGGGCCGCTCGAGGCCCTCACCGAGGCAACCTGGGAAACCGGCCACGTGATCTACCGCACCGGTCAGTTTCTCAAGCGTTTCGTCGCAGGGCGTGAAGATCGCTGCCAGCTGGGCGGTCCCGTCAAGATCGCCGATATGGCTGGAAAGGCGGCGCAGCTGGGCTTTGAATGGCTGGTTCAACTTGTTGCATTATTGTCAGTGGGAATAGGTGTTCTTAATCTTTTGCCCATTCCCCCCCTTGATGGCGGGCATCTGGTGTTCTACGCCATAGAAGCTGTGATGCGCCGTCCCGTGTCCGAGAGGGTCATGGACGCGGTTTACCGTGTGGGTCTGTTCGCCGTTCTCGCATTCATGGGGTTTGTTTTTTGGAACGACCTGTTTGGATGCTAA
- a CDS encoding phosphatidate cytidylyltransferase, with the protein MGSPNSSPRSNLQLRVMSGVILGALVLVLTWLGGLPFRLMAAAMAGAVFHEWYSMHKTVLSGSHAWAAAGALAASMILMLVGQPIAVLFPVLAGAFAVLAVHGWLTGAGAVGAGGFAYAAAPTVALVLLRADDQPGLVAILFLFSVVWTTDIMAYFTGRALGGAKLAPSISPGKTWSGAMGGTVFAVLAGVAFVWHDSAVPGVTLMAVLSFVLAVVSQLGDLFESALKRRRGVKDSGSLIPGHGGVMDRVDGLLAAAAVLYLLSALLGWPEMPAHALFR; encoded by the coding sequence ATGGGCAGTCCGAACTCTTCACCGCGCAGCAATCTGCAGCTTCGTGTCATGTCGGGCGTCATTCTGGGTGCCCTGGTGCTCGTGCTTACATGGCTGGGCGGCCTGCCGTTCCGGCTGATGGCGGCGGCCATGGCCGGCGCGGTGTTCCATGAATGGTACTCCATGCACAAGACCGTGCTTTCGGGCTCCCATGCGTGGGCTGCCGCCGGAGCGCTCGCGGCATCCATGATCCTGATGCTGGTCGGACAGCCGATTGCGGTTCTTTTTCCGGTGCTTGCCGGGGCGTTTGCGGTCCTCGCCGTGCATGGTTGGCTGACGGGGGCAGGGGCGGTCGGTGCAGGCGGCTTTGCCTATGCTGCAGCCCCGACCGTCGCGCTTGTGCTGCTACGCGCCGATGATCAGCCGGGCCTTGTCGCGATCCTGTTCCTGTTCTCCGTTGTGTGGACCACGGACATCATGGCCTATTTCACCGGGCGGGCGCTTGGTGGTGCAAAGCTTGCTCCCTCCATATCGCCGGGCAAGACCTGGAGCGGGGCGATGGGGGGCACCGTTTTTGCAGTTCTGGCCGGCGTTGCATTCGTCTGGCATGACAGCGCGGTGCCAGGCGTGACGCTCATGGCGGTGCTGTCGTTCGTGCTTGCCGTCGTTTCGCAGCTTGGCGATCTCTTCGAATCGGCCTTGAAACGGCGCCGCGGCGTCAAGGATTCAGGCAGTCTCATCCCGGGGCACGGCGGTGTGATGGACCGTGTCGACGGTCTTCTGGCCGCGGCGGCGGTGCTTTATCTGCTTTCCGCCTTGCTCGGTTGGCCGGAAATGCCGGCGCACGCTCTGTTTCGCTAG
- the bamA gene encoding outer membrane protein assembly factor BamA — MKASSSFKNAVSAVALSAGLAMTGTVAVEFAAMEAAHAATVSRIEVRGNRRVEAETIRNYIGIRPGRSFSRDDVNDAVKRLFSTGLFADVSITQSGGSLIVTVDEYSIVNQVIFQGNKKIKDANLGRAVQLQPRKSFSMQAMQADEEAIREAYRRIGRDDATVTGRTQQLDDGRVNVIFEVQEGGRTKIAAINFVGNNAFRDGRLKDVIATKQSNFLSFLMRNDIYDENRLRADEETLRRFYYNRGYADFRVISATADLDETENAYTLTFTVEEGERYRFGNIDVETTISGIEPETLRSRIETRQGNVYSAKNVEDSIIALTEEVAGSGYAFAQVTPRGNRNFETREIDVVYSIDQGPRAYIQRIEIRGNQRTRDYVIRREFDLSEGDAFNQVLVQRAKRRLEALNFFERVNISTVPGSEPDQVVLVVDVVEKSTGEFSIGAGYSTSGGESSSGGFSVEGSVTERNFLGRGQFIRVAAGGGKDSRDYSFSFTEPYFLGRRISAGFDVYRRTRKFDDKYERDTTGATVRFGLPITEALSTQLAYNLSQEEYTGLGDCADPKNVPAFNNCNLAPSIKEAISDEKWIKSSVSGSLIYNTIDDMKNPHSGLYANLTLEVAGLGGDAKFIKATARGTYYHTLSEELDLVGLFTLGGGHIQALDGDLRVFDHFSSSDRIIRGFDFNGIGPYQPSSGGGIDHIGGKTYFNASAEAQFPFPVLPESFGLRGAVFADAATLYGSDVSGAIGTDMQWRASVGAGLIWASPFGPLRVDYAYPLVKEASDDVEHINFGISTRF; from the coding sequence ATGAAGGCATCTTCGAGCTTTAAAAACGCCGTTTCGGCAGTAGCGCTGTCGGCCGGACTGGCGATGACGGGGACCGTCGCCGTCGAGTTTGCCGCGATGGAGGCTGCGCACGCAGCCACTGTCAGCCGCATCGAGGTGCGTGGAAACCGCCGCGTCGAGGCCGAGACCATCCGCAATTACATTGGTATCCGTCCGGGACGCTCCTTTTCGCGTGACGATGTGAACGATGCCGTGAAACGACTGTTTTCCACGGGGCTCTTTGCCGACGTGTCGATCACGCAGTCCGGTGGCTCGCTGATCGTGACCGTCGATGAATATTCCATCGTCAATCAGGTGATTTTCCAGGGCAACAAGAAGATCAAGGACGCCAATCTCGGCCGCGCCGTTCAGTTACAGCCGCGCAAATCCTTCTCCATGCAGGCCATGCAGGCCGATGAAGAGGCGATCCGCGAAGCCTATCGCCGCATCGGCCGTGACGATGCCACCGTGACCGGCCGAACCCAGCAGCTGGATGATGGTCGCGTCAATGTGATCTTCGAGGTTCAGGAAGGTGGCCGCACGAAGATTGCTGCAATCAATTTTGTCGGCAACAATGCATTCCGCGACGGTCGTCTCAAGGATGTCATTGCGACGAAGCAGTCGAATTTCCTCTCCTTCCTGATGCGCAACGACATTTACGATGAGAATCGTCTGCGCGCCGATGAGGAAACGCTGCGCCGTTTCTATTATAATCGCGGCTACGCCGATTTCCGCGTCATCTCGGCCACTGCCGATCTGGACGAAACGGAAAACGCCTACACGCTGACCTTCACCGTGGAAGAGGGCGAGCGCTATCGTTTTGGCAATATCGATGTGGAAACCACAATCTCGGGCATAGAGCCTGAAACATTGCGGTCACGCATCGAGACCCGTCAGGGCAACGTCTACAGCGCAAAGAATGTCGAAGATTCGATTATTGCACTGACCGAAGAGGTTGCAGGCAGCGGCTATGCGTTTGCGCAGGTCACGCCGCGCGGAAACCGCAATTTTGAAACACGCGAGATCGATGTCGTTTATTCGATCGATCAGGGTCCACGCGCCTATATCCAGCGCATCGAGATCCGCGGAAACCAGCGCACGCGTGACTATGTGATCCGCCGGGAATTCGACCTGAGCGAGGGTGACGCTTTCAACCAGGTTCTGGTTCAGCGCGCCAAGCGGCGGCTCGAAGCCCTTAATTTCTTCGAGCGGGTGAATATCTCCACTGTTCCAGGCTCCGAGCCCGATCAGGTCGTCTTGGTGGTTGATGTGGTCGAGAAGTCGACCGGTGAATTCTCCATCGGTGCCGGTTACTCCACCAGCGGCGGCGAGAGCAGCAGTGGCGGTTTCTCCGTGGAAGGTTCCGTTACCGAACGCAACTTCCTCGGACGTGGCCAGTTCATCCGCGTTGCAGCGGGCGGCGGCAAGGATTCGCGCGACTATTCCTTCTCGTTCACCGAGCCATACTTCCTGGGGCGCCGTATCTCGGCCGGGTTCGATGTCTATCGCCGGACCCGCAAGTTCGACGACAAATATGAGCGTGACACCACCGGTGCGACGGTTCGTTTCGGCCTGCCGATCACCGAGGCACTGTCGACGCAGCTCGCCTACAACCTCTCTCAGGAGGAGTATACGGGGCTGGGTGATTGTGCTGACCCGAAGAACGTACCTGCCTTCAACAATTGTAATCTTGCACCTTCCATCAAGGAAGCTATCAGCGACGAGAAGTGGATCAAATCGTCGGTCAGCGGTTCGCTGATCTACAACACGATCGACGACATGAAGAACCCGCATTCGGGGCTTTATGCGAACCTGACGCTCGAGGTTGCAGGTCTTGGCGGCGATGCTAAGTTCATCAAGGCCACGGCGCGCGGCACCTATTATCACACGCTGTCGGAAGAGCTCGACCTTGTCGGTCTGTTCACGCTTGGTGGCGGTCACATTCAGGCGCTTGATGGCGACCTGCGCGTGTTCGACCATTTCTCGAGCAGCGACCGCATCATTCGTGGCTTTGACTTTAACGGCATCGGCCCGTATCAGCCGTCCTCTGGCGGCGGAATCGATCACATTGGCGGCAAGACATATTTCAACGCCTCCGCAGAAGCACAGTTCCCGTTCCCGGTTCTGCCTGAAAGCTTCGGCCTTCGCGGCGCGGTCTTTGCAGACGCGGCAACGCTTTATGGAAGCGATGTTTCGGGTGCAATCGGAACCGATATGCAATGGCGCGCTTCGGTTGGTGCCGGCCTGATCTGGGCATCGCCCTTCGGTCCGCTGCGTGTTGATTATGCCTATCCGCTCGTGAAGGAAGCTTCCGACGACGTGGAGCATATCAACTTCGGCATTTCGACACGCTTCTAA
- the lpxD gene encoding UDP-3-O-(3-hydroxymyristoyl)glucosamine N-acyltransferase, with product MKDPDFFAPARRITAGEVAALTGAELLRVEHSDLMIEGVAAASEGGGGMLIFIEGKRNAEILDSTTAAAVFCKREFANRCPEHVAALVVDKPQAAFAQISRILFPQAMRPGATTGETGISPAASVASDAVLEDGVIVEPGAVIGAGVMVGRGTIIAPNAVVGSNTRIGRDCYVGPGSSVQCAMIGDRVILHAGVRLGQDGFGYLPGPKGLEKLPQIGRVVVQDDVEIGANTTVDRGALVDTVIGQGTKIDNLVQIAHNVRIGRGCVIAGHCGLSGSVTLGDFVMLGGRVGIADHINIGTGAQLAASSGVMNDVPAGERWAGSPAQPIREAFRELAALRGLVDGKRKKSRDGDE from the coding sequence ATGAAGGACCCTGATTTCTTCGCTCCCGCACGCCGCATTACGGCCGGCGAGGTCGCCGCGCTGACGGGAGCGGAGCTTTTGCGCGTCGAGCATTCGGATTTGATGATCGAAGGTGTTGCCGCAGCCTCGGAAGGCGGCGGTGGCATGCTGATCTTCATTGAAGGAAAGCGCAATGCCGAGATTCTGGACAGCACCACGGCCGCCGCCGTTTTCTGCAAGCGGGAGTTTGCGAACCGGTGCCCGGAACACGTGGCGGCTCTGGTGGTGGACAAGCCGCAGGCGGCTTTTGCACAGATTTCCCGAATACTGTTTCCGCAGGCCATGAGGCCGGGGGCGACAACCGGTGAAACCGGCATTTCTCCCGCTGCAAGCGTGGCCTCCGATGCCGTTCTTGAGGACGGCGTGATCGTTGAGCCGGGTGCCGTTATTGGTGCGGGCGTCATGGTTGGGCGCGGCACGATCATCGCTCCAAATGCCGTTGTGGGCAGCAACACCCGTATCGGTCGGGACTGTTATGTCGGTCCCGGCTCATCGGTACAGTGCGCAATGATCGGTGACCGGGTGATTCTGCATGCCGGGGTTCGCCTGGGACAGGACGGATTTGGCTATCTTCCGGGCCCCAAGGGGCTGGAAAAACTGCCGCAGATCGGGCGGGTCGTCGTGCAGGACGATGTCGAGATCGGTGCAAACACGACCGTGGATCGCGGTGCGCTGGTGGACACGGTGATCGGCCAGGGAACGAAGATCGATAATCTGGTGCAGATCGCACACAATGTCCGGATTGGCCGGGGCTGCGTTATTGCCGGCCATTGCGGTCTGTCGGGTTCGGTCACGCTGGGTGATTTCGTGATGCTGGGTGGCCGGGTCGGGATAGCCGATCACATCAATATCGGCACTGGCGCACAGCTGGCCGCTTCGAGCGGTGTTATGAACGATGTGCCGGCAGGTGAACGCTGGGCGGGGTCGCCGGCGCAGCCCATACGTGAAGCCTTTCGCGAACTCGCCGCTTTGCGGGGCCTGGTCGATGGAAAGAGAAAGAAGTCGAGGGACGGGGATGAGTGA
- a CDS encoding isoprenyl transferase, with translation MKPAHVAIIMDGNGRWAEARGLPRRAGHRAGVEALRKAVRSVGELGVDWLTVYAFSSENWSRPRSEVNDLMGLLRLFIRRDLAELHQNGVRVRIVGDRENLEPDIKSLLLEAENLTAQNTAMNLVIAFNYGARDEILRAAKSLMRKVQSGEMEIDAVDFDTFGNHLDTAGIPDPDLIIRTSGEQRLSNFLLWQAAYAEFVFLPCHWPDFGREDLETAIATFSARERRFGGVGAREAAL, from the coding sequence TTGAAGCCGGCGCATGTGGCGATCATAATGGACGGAAACGGTCGCTGGGCCGAAGCGCGCGGCCTGCCACGCCGCGCCGGGCACCGTGCCGGCGTGGAAGCGCTGCGCAAGGCGGTGCGCTCGGTCGGTGAACTGGGGGTGGACTGGCTCACCGTCTACGCCTTTTCCTCGGAAAACTGGTCGCGGCCGCGGTCCGAGGTCAACGACCTTATGGGGCTGTTGCGCCTGTTCATTCGTCGCGACCTTGCAGAACTGCATCAAAACGGCGTGCGCGTGCGTATCGTCGGGGATCGTGAAAACCTCGAACCCGACATCAAGTCGCTCCTGCTCGAAGCGGAGAACCTGACAGCGCAGAACACCGCGATGAATCTGGTGATTGCGTTCAATTATGGGGCGCGTGATGAGATTTTGCGGGCTGCAAAATCCCTCATGAGAAAGGTTCAGTCCGGTGAAATGGAGATTGACGCCGTCGATTTCGACACGTTCGGCAACCATCTGGACACGGCGGGCATACCTGACCCGGACCTGATCATAAGAACCAGCGGTGAGCAGCGCCTTTCCAATTTCCTGCTCTGGCAGGCGGCTTATGCGGAGTTTGTCTTTCTGCCCTGCCACTGGCCCGATTTCGGTCGGGAGGATCTGGAGACCGCCATTGCCACATTCAGCGCCCGTGAGCGTCGCTTCGGCGGTGTCGGGGCGCGTGAAGCCGCTCTGTGA
- the frr gene encoding ribosome recycling factor → MADGVDFKDLKRRMDGATTAFQHDLASLRTGRASANLLDPIQVEAYGSSMPINQVATVSVPEPRMISVAVWDQSMVGAVDKAIRESNLGFNPIVDGSNLRIPLPELNEERRKELVKIAHQYAESAKVAARHVRRDGMEHLKKAEKDGVISQDEMRTQSDQVQKMTDDTISAIDRFLADKEAEIMQV, encoded by the coding sequence ATGGCCGACGGGGTTGATTTCAAGGATTTGAAACGGCGAATGGACGGGGCAACCACGGCGTTTCAGCATGACCTCGCATCGCTGCGGACGGGGCGTGCCTCGGCCAATCTTCTGGATCCGATCCAGGTGGAAGCCTATGGGAGTTCGATGCCCATCAACCAGGTCGCGACGGTCTCCGTTCCCGAGCCACGGATGATTTCCGTTGCAGTCTGGGACCAGAGCATGGTTGGCGCCGTTGACAAGGCAATCCGAGAGTCCAATCTCGGTTTCAACCCGATTGTCGACGGTTCGAACCTGCGCATTCCCTTGCCGGAACTCAATGAAGAACGGCGCAAGGAACTGGTAAAGATCGCGCATCAATATGCCGAGAGCGCCAAGGTGGCCGCCCGTCATGTGCGTCGCGACGGGATGGAGCATCTCAAAAAGGCCGAAAAGGATGGCGTGATAAGCCAGGATGAAATGCGGACGCAGTCCGACCAGGTTCAGAAGATGACCGATGATACGATCTCTGCCATCGACAGGTTTCTGGCGGACAAGGAAGCCGAGATCATGCAGGTCTAG